The window GGGCGTCGTCGTCGCCCGCGAACTGCGCGACGGCGACGTGCTCACCACGGGGGACCGGCTCGTCGTCGTCTCGCTCGAAGCGGTCGAGGCATTGGTCGTCGACTTCGGCGGCGTCGCCGACCCCGACCGGGCGGCCGTCACCGCGGCGCTCGAACTGGGCCACGCCGTCGGGAACCGCCACTGGGACCTGGCCGTCGAGGACGGCCGCGCGTACCTGCCCCTCGCCGATACCCGCGAGCGGATGGAGGGCACCGTGGAACCGCACCTCTCCGACGGCGCGACCGTCGGGTACGAGGAGGTCCCGCCGACGCTGTTCGACGAGGGCGACGCGGCCGACCACAGTCACGGAACAGCCGGCCACAGCCACGGCGAGGGCGACCACTCTCACAGCCACGGTGACGACGGCCACGACCACGGCGTCCGCACGCTCGACCCGAAATCGGGGGGCGACTTCGCCGGAGGTGAGGGGTCGTGAGCGACGAGGCGACGCTGGAGTCGCTGCGACTCGCGGACTCCTTTCTCCCGGTCGGAACCGATAGCGTCTCCTACGCGCTGGAGCAGTTCGTCGCGGACGACGCCGTGGCCGACGCCGACGACCTCCGCGATCTCGTTGGGACGGTCCTCCGGCGTCAGCACGGC of the Halosimplex halophilum genome contains:
- a CDS encoding urease accessory protein UreE, which codes for MLVAEEFVGTVDDEGVAERVESDDPLRIAVDGTERRRSRFRTTAEDGTDLGVVVARELRDGDVLTTGDRLVVVSLEAVEALVVDFGGVADPDRAAVTAALELGHAVGNRHWDLAVEDGRAYLPLADTRERMEGTVEPHLSDGATVGYEEVPPTLFDEGDAADHSHGTAGHSHGEGDHSHSHGDDGHDHGVRTLDPKSGGDFAGGEGS